The following coding sequences lie in one Myxococcus xanthus genomic window:
- a CDS encoding SlyX family protein: MDEKRIAELEIRYMHQQELLQELSGVLYEQQKVIDQLRAEVDRLKQKLEAEPGLVDARHDERPPHY; the protein is encoded by the coding sequence ATGGACGAGAAGCGAATCGCCGAGCTGGAAATCCGCTACATGCACCAGCAGGAACTGCTGCAGGAGCTCAGCGGCGTGCTGTACGAACAGCAGAAGGTCATCGACCAACTGCGCGCAGAGGTGGACCGGCTCAAGCAGAAGCTGGAAGCCGAGCCCGGCCTGGTGGACGCCCGTCATGACGAGCGTCCACCGCATTACTGA